In Penaeus chinensis breed Huanghai No. 1 chromosome 11, ASM1920278v2, whole genome shotgun sequence, a genomic segment contains:
- the LOC125030455 gene encoding glycoprotein-N-acetylgalactosamine 3-beta-galactosyltransferase 1-like produces the protein MLPLVEVEELHRVKAETGSSQDLAAAIQLLKEQREARALYAEVRVLCWVPVAPADHNKTAVHVRATWGRRCNKLLFISTKDVTRWDIGFPANWISKRCSCGVPNAPMMPAFATVIEKIQFGGWLISKLAFLDTDPSRARAVNVGSEEGFKALWNKTRSALQYLYLHFLSDYEWFLKADDNTYVVLENLRYMLRAYDTNDPVYFGHHYRSKGGYNSGGAGYVLGRETLRRFVEKALHNEAICGSRRFGEDFQLGRCLRGVGVAIVDTRDHRQEGRFFQQHVREILRNPDIHSHIVYYPVKKDGKPDSCCSDTVISFHQMSVADLYMLDYLIYKVRVFGHIPPLPLKVPLPPDLTGVPNKTLQKYLLFEVMVRPRRRDCNAYNGHSSPLRLLDFRDERYAETIWLTLVVIGHFYYRHVATE, from the exons atgctcCCCC TCGTGGAGGTGGAGGAATTGCACAGAGTCAAGGCGGAGACCGGGAGCTCGCAAGACCTCGCGGCCGCGATCCAGCTCCTGAAGGAACAGCGGGAGGCCAGGGCGCTGTACGCGGAGGTGCGCGTGCTGTGCTGGGTCCCCGTGGCGCCGGCTGACCACAACAAGACCGCGGTTCACGTCAGGGCCACGTGGGGGAGGCGCTGCAACAAGCTGCTCTTCATAAGCACCAAGGACG TCACGCGTTGGGATATAGGATTTCCGGCGAATTGGATTTCGAAGCGATGCTCGTGTGGGGTCCCTAATGCACCAATGATGCCAGCCTTTGCAACAGTTATAGAAAAAATCCAGTTTGGTGGTTGGCTTATCTCAAAATTGGCCTTTTTGGATACTGACCCGTCTCGCGCTCG CGCCGTCAACGTGGGGAGCGAGGAGGGCTTCAAGGCGCTCTGGAACAAGACCCGGTCGGCGCTCCAGTACCTGTACTTGCACTTTCTCAGTGACTACGAGTGGTTCCTGAAAGCCGACGATAATAC GTACGTTGTGCTGGAGAATCTACGTTATATGCTACGGGCTTATGACACGAACGACCCGGTGTACTTTGGGCATCACTATAGATCGAAGGGGGGATACAATTCGGGAG GCGCTGGATATGTCTTAGGCCGAGAAACCCTTCGTAGGTTTGTCGAAAAGGCATTACATAACGAAGCCATTTGCGGATCACGGAGATTCGGGGAGGATTTTCAACTAG GCCGGTGTCTTAGGGGAGTCGGCGTTGCTATCGTCGACACCCGCGACCACCGCCAGGAAGGACGGTTCTTTCAGCAACATGTCAGGGAAATCTTGCGGAATCCTGATATTCACTCACACATCGTTTACTATCCGGTCAAAAAG GATGGCAAGCCAGACAGCTGCTGTTCCGACACTGTCATCTCTTTCCACCAGATGTCAGTCGCCGACCTTTATATGCTAGATTACCTCATCTACAAAGTCCGGGTCTTCGGGCACATCCCTCCCCTGCCTTTAAAGGTCCCTCTACCGCCTGACCTTACAGGTGTCCCAAACAAG ACGCTTCAAAAGTATCTTCT CTTCGAGGTGATGGTGAGACCACGCCGCAGAGATTGCAATGCCTATAATGGCCATAGTTCTCCCCTTAGATTACTTGACTTCAGAGACGAGCGGTACGCGGAAACAATTTGGCTCACACTGGTAGTCATTGGACACTTCTACTACC GACACGTAGCCACTGAGTGA